One Candidatus Obscuribacterales bacterium genomic window carries:
- the pilM gene encoding type IV pilus assembly protein PilM: MVRILQDLLSKKTKGIGIELTPERVNVAQLKKKGQGFQLAKLATAEVPEGIFQEGQIIDSPAMAEIVQQVLETNGIKVKSAATAIPGGRDTVTRIIPVPAELDDNELREMVLNQEAGLYLPFPREEADVDYQKLGFFVDEDGIDKVQVLLVATRKDVTDTYLDTFQQAGIAINVLEISSFSLIRTIREQLRQFTPQEAAAIVDIEFDSTEISITVDGVPQFSRTVPIGTYQIQSALSRAMNLPPSRNTDLLQGMTIPVTPMDSVGVPQMGGTNPGSAAMLRVLGELADELRRSIDFYLNQGDNMEVAQLLLAGPGGAIGQLDEFFSQRLSLPASQVDPVAAISLEIVENEVIDIQHPAGLGVVLGLALREAW; the protein is encoded by the coding sequence GTGGTTAGAATTCTTCAGGATTTGCTATCAAAGAAGACGAAAGGGATCGGTATCGAGCTGACCCCTGAACGAGTGAACGTGGCTCAGTTAAAGAAAAAGGGTCAGGGGTTTCAATTGGCGAAACTGGCTACTGCTGAAGTGCCAGAGGGAATTTTTCAGGAAGGGCAGATTATTGATTCGCCTGCCATGGCAGAAATTGTGCAGCAAGTCCTTGAAACCAACGGCATCAAGGTAAAAAGTGCAGCAACGGCTATTCCTGGAGGGCGAGATACTGTCACCCGGATTATTCCAGTCCCGGCGGAGCTAGATGACAATGAACTGCGGGAGATGGTGCTGAATCAAGAAGCTGGGCTATACCTCCCGTTCCCCCGAGAAGAAGCCGACGTTGATTACCAAAAGCTCGGCTTTTTCGTCGATGAAGATGGCATCGATAAGGTTCAGGTGTTACTGGTGGCCACTCGCAAAGACGTGACGGATACCTACCTCGATACATTCCAGCAGGCGGGCATTGCCATCAACGTGCTAGAAATTAGCAGCTTTTCTCTGATTCGCACCATTCGCGAGCAGCTCCGACAGTTTACGCCTCAAGAAGCTGCCGCCATTGTTGATATTGAATTTGACAGCACTGAAATTTCCATCACGGTGGATGGGGTGCCCCAGTTTTCACGAACCGTGCCGATTGGCACCTACCAGATTCAGAGCGCCCTCAGCCGAGCCATGAATCTACCGCCCTCGCGCAATACCGATTTGCTGCAAGGCATGACTATTCCAGTTACGCCGATGGATAGTGTGGGTGTACCCCAGATGGGAGGTACCAATCCTGGTTCTGCCGCTATGTTGAGGGTTCTAGGCGAATTGGCCGATGAGCTGAGGCGGTCCATTGATTTCTACCTCAACCAGGGTGACAACATGGAGGTGGCGCAGCTTTTGCTGGCGGGGCCTGGCGGGGCCATTGGTCAACTAGATGAGTTCTTCTCCCAGCGGCTCAGTCTTCCTGCAAGTCAGGTTGATCCAGTTGCCGCTATTTCCTTGGAGATTGTGGAGAATGAAGTAATAGATATTCAACATCCGGCTGGTCTGGGTGTTGTCTTGGGGCTGGCGTTGCGGGAGGCATGGTAG
- a CDS encoding PilN domain-containing protein gives MYSLDINFLSDREERISAEPAASKAAAPQSPIMLYAGLIIGIGLPAAMVGLWLFSQYRTGILQQENQALDNQIAQIESLRGEFADVDSQVKLIEEEVQALATVFDRIKPWSAILQDVRDRIPNMPANTPPDIVQVIQIAQVEEEAAPRGSTPVANADGTVPPPPPPPETKIQIRGYATTFTAVNDFLLLLQRSPFLNSDETRLVVAELVDDPRQLEPENDDVSVEVSLRQQVSYTIEARLTDMTASELFDELEGTLSYGLTSRIETLRNRGVLQP, from the coding sequence ATGTATAGTCTAGACATTAATTTTTTAAGCGATCGCGAAGAGCGAATTAGCGCAGAACCGGCCGCCTCTAAGGCGGCTGCGCCCCAAAGCCCGATTATGCTGTATGCCGGTTTAATTATTGGTATCGGGTTGCCGGCAGCCATGGTGGGTCTTTGGTTGTTTTCGCAGTATCGTACCGGAATTTTGCAGCAGGAAAATCAAGCGCTGGATAACCAGATTGCGCAAATTGAAAGCCTTCGGGGTGAGTTTGCTGACGTTGATAGTCAGGTCAAGCTCATTGAAGAAGAGGTGCAGGCTCTAGCAACGGTGTTTGATCGCATCAAACCTTGGTCTGCCATCTTGCAGGATGTGCGCGATCGCATTCCCAATATGCCTGCCAACACACCGCCAGATATTGTGCAGGTTATCCAAATTGCTCAAGTTGAAGAAGAGGCTGCCCCCCGTGGCTCGACGCCTGTCGCGAATGCTGATGGGACAGTACCGCCGCCGCCGCCGCCCCCTGAAACCAAGATTCAGATTCGAGGCTATGCAACGACGTTTACGGCCGTCAACGACTTTTTGCTCCTGCTGCAGCGATCGCCCTTTTTGAACAGCGACGAAACTCGTTTGGTTGTAGCTGAGCTCGTAGACGACCCACGACAGCTTGAGCCGGAGAATGACGATGTTTCTGTAGAGGTGTCTCTGCGCCAGCAAGTGAGCTATACCATCGAAGCTCGTCTCACGGATATGACTGCCTCGGAACTCTTTGATGAACTAGAAGGCACCCTATCCTACGGTCTAACATCCCGTATTGAAACCCTGCGTAATCGAGGAGTGTTGCAGCCATGA